CCTGACGGGGAAAATTGTTTTGAACTTGACCCAAAGACAGCGTTCTTATAAGATGAATATACAATTGCCAAGGAGGCTTCAATGTTAGAAAAAGATCCGGAAGGGTTGTTCGCTGTCCTGTTTTGCTCCAACATAGAGCATTGCGGCGAAATAATTATTGAAAAAAGACGGAAGGGGGAAGTTCCTATTATCAAAGTCAGATCTGATCATTGTTTGACCAACTTCGAAAAATCCGGCAATGGACCGTTTATTCAAATGGTCCCCGATAGTGTCAAGATCTTCCCGAAAAAGTTCGGATACACTATGAAAAGATCCGGTGAGTATGTTATTTTCCGATAAATTTCCAAACCCCAAAAATCAGGGGTTTTTTTATGGCGAGAAGTCCAGTCTTTCAAGGCGATCTTCATTCTCCTTATTGACATCATCAATATTCCGTCTTATTCTTCAAATACCCCAAAAAGGGAGGAGAACAAATGAAATACACAAGACTGGACGAACTGTGGGAAGAAGATGAAGAAGTGCAGAAAATAATTGCGATAAATGAAGGGATCCTGAAACTTCTGGATGTCCTGACCGCAAGACAAACTCCGGTGAGGCTCCGAAGCTATAGAGCGGGAGTCGAGCTGATGGCCGCAATGGAAAAAGACAAAAAGCCGGTCGGACTATCCGATTCCGGCTCATTCAGACAGACCGAATATAACGCAGGGATCATCCCGATCCTGACGGAGGCTCTAGAAAAAAGATCGTGCAATCTCATGCAGAAAAAAAAGATCGCGATCTTGGACATGTTCTTCACAAACCTCGAGATCGGAGAAGACTAAGCAAGAAACATCTTGCTTTTTTTATTTCATTACTATCCGTCCAATTCTGAATTATATTATTCAATCAGGTCGTGCACTTCTTTCTTTCCCTTTTCCGGCTCAACGACCTGCTCCAGATCGTCCCTGAGAAGCAAAGTCTGAAACTCCCCCATGTGGGTTTTTTCTTCCCTGGCGATATCAAGAAGTATCTCTTTGATGATCTTGCTATCCGTAACCGCTGCCAGCTGCTCATATAGATTGATCGCATCCAGCTCCGCGATCATTCCAACGCGCAAGATCTCCTTGTTTATATCTTCTTTGGCCACTTTCTTGCTGCCATCGGGTATTTGCGACATCATATTTTAATTTTTAGCGATTAAATCAGGCAAGAAACTCAAAAAGATCAGTACGAGCTCGGCGACGCAGCAGTGCCGGCCGGGACCAGATTATCAGATGCGACCTTGTAGACCGACCAAACTCCCCCCACGCCCTGCCCGTTGGTGTCGCCCGCTTTTTTATCCTGGATATAATAGTATAGCGGCATGCCTTCAAAAGTTACCTGTTTTCCCCCATCGGTCCGGGTTGTGACGCCAAACTTGCTTGCGATCAGGTTGGATCCGATCTTGGGAGAGGCGCTCACTAATAGAGGCGGCCAATTCACGGCGCAACCGCCATAACAAGCGCTTACGTCCTTCGTGTCTTTGCTGTAGGTGTATAGAGTCATTCCGTTGCCATCAGTAAAAATATCCCCAAGAGCAACGTTGTTCTTGACCATTACATCGATTTGCCCCTGTGCGGGAGAAGCCGGGTTATTATTCGCCTGCTGATCCTGAACTGTATTGGCAGGAGAATAGGGCGAACTGTATCTGGTCTGCATGATATAGGCAGCCCCGGCGATAACGATCAAAATTCCCGCTATGGCGATGATAATTTTTTGATTCATATTTTTATATTAATTATTAAAGCTGAAATATGCGGGGTACGTCTTCTCTATAATGAGTTTATTTCATGGTTTTGTTTTAATAATTAAAGCTGGACTTTGATCTCAGAAAATGACGCGGAAGATATTCCGGATATTATCTGGCAGGCTTCGATAAGTTCTATGCCGAGATCGATCGGCCCGCGACATATGAAAACGGCTTTTAAAAAATGCGCCTGTTTTAAAAAACAAGCGCTCGAAAAAACTCTGCATTTTCCGTGAATATATTTCTTCTGGCATTATCCATCTTCATATATCTGTTATGAATGTTTATGCAACGAATTCCATGATCCGAATTTTCAATGATACAGCCACCCTCCTTCTTATATTCTATAACATTAAAGAGCTGATGCAAGATAATTATTAACAGGTAAAAGAACCAAGATGAAAAAATTGCCTTCTTTGAAAGCAGCTATCATTACGAAAGATCTTTCCCTATCTCATAGACCTTCCGCGCATCTTTCAAAATATCCATATCAACTTCCCGGACAAACATCGCCTCCCTGCTGTGCGGCAATTTTTTCAAACACCCCTTGAACGGAACCGCTATCTGTGAATGTCCCGCCAAAGTGTCCATTGAATTCCCGACCTTCGTTTTTCCGGCGGCATTGCAGAAAACAAAAATGATCCCGTTCTCAAACGCCCTTGCTGTGCAGATGGAATCAATGAGCTTTATCTCGGAATTTTTGTCATATTTCATCCCGATGCCCGCATCTTCAAGACGCCAATAGCTCGAACAAAACACCAGCTCGGCCCCCTTTGCCGACATTCCGGCGAATATATCCGGAAAGAAAAGATCCCAGCAGATGACAAGCCCGATTTTCCCGAACCTCGTATCAAAAACGGAGGACTCGCTCCCGGCGGAAAGACTCGGCTTTTCTGTGCCCCAAAGATTGATCTTCCTGTATTTTCCCAGCACCTCCCCGCCGCGATCGATATAGTATGAAGTATTGTATAGTTTTTTCTTGTCCCTTTCCACCATCGATCCGGCCACAATATCGATCCTGTGGACCTTTGCCAAATTCCGGAAATATTCCACATATTCATTTCCATGGCTAAAACGATCGAGATCCCGCTTTCTCGTTCCGTCAATGAAATATTCGGGAAAAATGACCACTCCGGCTTTCGAATCGGCGGCTTTCTTTATGAATTTTTCAGCGCGCAACAGATTATTATCGCAAGATAGCTGATCGATCATGAATTGCGCGACGGCGATCTTTAGTTTCATATTGTTTTGCATCAAATTTTTTAGCGTTTTGGTGGAAATCATCAGTCCGTCATCTCCATCACCCCCATGAAAATCATTTAAAGCCAAGATCAGCATTTATCATTGCGCCGGATAACATGTTCAGCTATTTCGGATCATTTAGCTCTGAAGTGCGCCCGATTCCCTTGCATGCCGGACATGCTGCCTGATAGGATTCCTCGATCTCGATCTTCTTATTGCCCTTGCAGACGCTGCAAGGTAATGGTGTTTCCATGAATCCCGTTCCGCCGCAATAATCGCATTTCATATAGCTTTCGAGATTCTCTTCGGTCTCCGGTACTGTGAGCCCCACGCCATATCTGCCCGTTCCATTGCAGTATTTGCACAATTCCCTGCCCGTTTTCTTGCAGCTTCCGCAATCAACGGTCTTTTTCCTTTTTTGCTCCACTTTTCCGCTTCCGCTGCAAGTCTTGCAAACAGTTCCGTCATCTTCAGCCGGCAGTTCACGTTTCTTGTCCTTTTTCAACAGCCTGCGCCACCACTCAAATCCGAAAAAAGCCGAAATAATAGCGGCAATAACTGCAAGATAAAATAAGTTTTTAAATCCCTGTGGGGAAACTGGATCGATAATTTGTTGACTGTATTTATCTGACGGTATATTTTTATCCTCTGCCTGTGTCTGCGCCTCCGGCAATGCTTCATCCGATGCAATTATATTATTTTCTGCAGCCGGAGTTTCCAATGCCGAAGATGGCGCCTGGCCGGTTTGGGGCTGGATCACAGATTCCGGATTGATTGCCGGCGACACCCCGCCCCCGGAAGCATCGGGAACATTGCTCGCACTATTGACCTGCCTCTGATATTGCTGAATCATTTCCGGAGAGATATTGTTCACTTGAGCCAAAGCAAGATCAAAAACGGACAATATGCCCAGAAGAACAAATGAAGCTTTATTTAATCTTTGTTTCATATCCACTGAATGGTAAATTGATTTAAAATTGTTTTTATTCATACTTTCTTGTCTTTTCTGTTCATCTTGATCTCCCTGAATCCCAAGATCACCAATATCAGAATAACGGCTTTCAGGAAATAGTAGCCTTTCGGATCGAGAAATTCCTC
This genomic window from Candidatus Paceibacterota bacterium contains:
- a CDS encoding ferritin family protein, translated to MMSQIPDGSKKVAKEDINKEILRVGMIAELDAINLYEQLAAVTDSKIIKEILLDIAREEKTHMGEFQTLLLRDDLEQVVEPEKGKKEVHDLIE
- a CDS encoding carbon-nitrogen hydrolase family protein, translated to MKLKIAVAQFMIDQLSCDNNLLRAEKFIKKAADSKAGVVIFPEYFIDGTRKRDLDRFSHGNEYVEYFRNLAKVHRIDIVAGSMVERDKKKLYNTSYYIDRGGEVLGKYRKINLWGTEKPSLSAGSESSVFDTRFGKIGLVICWDLFFPDIFAGMSAKGAELVFCSSYWRLEDAGIGMKYDKNSEIKLIDSICTARAFENGIIFVFCNAAGKTKVGNSMDTLAGHSQIAVPFKGCLKKLPHSREAMFVREVDMDILKDARKVYEIGKDLS